A region of Arabidopsis thaliana chromosome 5, partial sequence DNA encodes the following proteins:
- a CDS encoding ENHANCED DISEASE RESISTANCE protein (DUF1336) (FUNCTIONS IN: phosphoinositide binding; INVOLVED IN: signal transduction; LOCATED IN: plasma membrane; EXPRESSED IN: 24 plant structures; EXPRESSED DURING: 15 growth stages; CONTAINS InterPro DOMAIN/s: Protein of unknown function DUF1336 (InterPro:IPR009769), Lipid-binding START (InterPro:IPR002913), Pleckstrin homology (InterPro:IPR001849); BEST Arabidopsis thaliana protein match is: ENHANCED DISEASE RESISTANCE 2 (TAIR:AT4G19040.1); Has 30201 Blast hits to 17322 proteins in 780 species: Archae - 12; Bacteria - 1396; Metazoa - 17338; Fungi - 3422; Plants - 5037; Viruses - 0; Other Eukaryotes - 2996 (source: NCBI BLink).) — protein sequence MTSPGSKKVVTTDDGSEKKVSGNLGKVSFSGDLNHSGSHSGSHSRSSSSAGGGEGGTFEYFGWVYHLGVNKIGHEYCNLRFLFIRGKYVEMYKRDPHENPDIKPIRRGVIGPTMVIEELGRRKVNHGDVYVIRFYNRLDESRKGEIACATAGEALKWVEAFEEAKQQAEYALSRGGSTRTKLSMEANIDLEGHRPRVRRYAYGLKKLIRIGQGPESLLRQSSTLVNDVRGDGFYEGGDNGDAIEAHEWKCVRTINGVRIFEDVANFKAGRGVLVKAVAVVEASADTVFEVLLNIDKHQRYEWDAVTGDSEKIDSYEGHYDVIYCIYDPKYLSRWQSKRDFVFSRQWVRGQDGTYTILQFPAVHKKRPAKSGYRRTEITPSTWEIKSLKKRSDAETPSCLVTHMLEIHSKRWCKWKRTSYSKFEKTIPYALLLQVAGLKEYIGANPAFKYETSATVVQSKFQDVPNGEYVDEEMEEQFYDATDSSSGEEDEEESDDDDENQDNKEIKVKLKNVSWAIASLSLKRPKAPGASNVLDASVDPVSIDPSQFQGSLRKGNGDKDSNCWNSPSGMGFMIRGKTYLKDNAKVMGGQPLLTLISVDWFKVDSAVDNIALHPKCLIQSEPGKKLPFILVINLQVPAKPNYCLVLYYAADRPVNKTSSLGKFVDGSDSYRDARFKLIPSIVQGYWMVKRAVGTKACLLGKAVTCKYLRQDNFLEIDVDIGSSAVARSVIGLVLGYVTSLIVDLAILIEGKEESDLPEYILGTVRLNRIELDSAVSFEE from the exons ATGACATCGCCTGGATCGAAGAAAGTTGTTACCACCGACGACGGATCGGAGAAGAAAGTTTCCGGCAATCTCGGAAAAGTAAGTTTTTCCGGAGATCTTAATCATAGTGGAAGCCATAGTGGAAGCCATAGTCGTAGCAGCAGCAGCGCCGGAGGTGGTGAAGGAGGAACGTTTGAGTATTTCGGATGGGTTTATCATTTGGGTGTGAATAAGATCGGTCATGAGTACTGTAATCTTCGTTTCCTTTTCATTAGAGGCAAATATGTTGAGATGTATAAAAGAGATCCTCATGAGAACCCAGACATT aaaccTATAAGGCGTGGTGTCATAGGGCCGACAATGGTGATTGAAGAGCTAGGACGTCGAAAAGTTAATCATGGG GATGTCTACGTTATAAGGTTCTATAACCGGTTGGACGAGTCAAGGAAAGGAGAA ATTGCTTGTGCTACTGCTGGAGAAGCCCTGAAATGGGTTGAGGCTTTTGAGGAAGCAAAGCAGCAG GCTGAATATGCACTATCGAGAGGCGGAAGTACAAGAACAAAGTTAAGCATGGAGGCCAA caTCGATCTGGAAGGACATCGGCCTAGAGTACGGCGTTATGCTTATGGATTAAAAAAGCTTATCCGAATTGGGCAAG GTCCAGAGTCTCTTTTGAGGCAATCATCTACCCTGGTTAATGATGTCAGGGGTGATGGTTTCTATGAGGGTGGTGACAATGGAGATGCAATCGAGGCACACGAATGGAAATGTGTTCGTACAATCAATG GTGTTAGGATTTTTGAAGATGTTGCTAACTTCAAG GCTGGTCGAGGAGTTCTTGTGAAAGCCGTTGCTGTAGTTGAAGCAAGTGCGGATACCGTGTTCGAAGTACTTTTGAACATTGACAAACATCAAAGATACGA GTGGGATGCAGTAACAGGTGATTCGGAAAAGATAGACTCATACGAGGGTCACTATGATGTCATTTATTGCATATACGATCCTAAATATCTTTCGCG ATGGCAGTCAAAGAGAGATTTTGTGTTCTCTAGACAGTGGGTTCGTGGGCAAGATGGGACATATA CAATCTTACAGTTTCCAGCAGTGCATAAGAAACGGCCTGCAAAGTCTGGATATCGACGTACAGAAATCACGC CATCAACTTGGGAAATCAAAAGCTTAAAAAAGCGCAGCGATGCAGAAACTCCAAGTTGTCTTGTAACACACATGCTAGAAATCCACTCTAAACGTTGGTGCAAATGGAAGAGGACCAGCTACTCAAAGTTTGAAAAGACTATTCCATATGCATTACTCCTCCAAGTAGCAG GTCTGAAGGAGTACATTGGAGCAAACCCAGCCTTCAAGTATGAAACTTCCGCCACGGTTGTCCAGTCCAAGTTCCAAGATGTCCCCAATGGTGAATATGTAGATGAAGAAATGGAGGAGCAGTTTTATGATGCCACGGACTCATCATCTGGAGAAGAGGATGAGGAGGAAAGCGATGACGATGATGAAAATCAGGACAATAAG gagATAAAAGTTAAACTGAAGAATGTTTCATGGGCAATCGCTAGCTTATCTTTGAAGCGACCTAAAG CTCCAGGCGCAAGTAATGTATTAGACGCTAGTGTTGATCCTGTGAGTATCGATCCAAGTCAGTTCCAAGGATCTCTGCGCAAAGGAAATGGTGATAAGGACTCAAATTGCTGGAATTCTCCTAGTGGCATGGGGTTTATGATCAGGGGAAAGACCTACCTAAAAGATAATGCAAAG GTGATGGGTGGGCAGCCCCTTCTAACACTTATATCAGTGGATTGGTTCAAAGTTGATAGTGCTGTAGACAACATCGCCCTGCATCCAAAATGTCTTATCCAG TCGGAACCTGGGAAAAAGCTCCCATTCATCCTAGTCATCAATCTACAG gTACCAGCAAAGCCTAACTATTGTCTGGTACTCTACTATGCTGCGGATCGACCTGTAAACAAGACTTCATCCCTGGGAAAATTCGTGGATGGGAGTGACAGTTACCGCGACGCAAGATTTAAGCTAATTCCAAGTATTGTTCAG GGATATTGGATGGTCAAGCGGGCTGTTGGAACAAAAGCCTGCTTGCTCGGTAAAGCTGTGACCTGTAAGTACCTGAGGCAGGATAACTTTTTGGAG ATTGATGTAGATATTGGATCATCGGCTGTTGCGAGGAGCGTTATTGGTCTGGTCCTTGGTTATGTCACAAGCCTCATTGTTGATCTCGCCATCTTGATTGAG GGAAAGGAGGAAAGCGATTTGCCCGAGTATATCCTTGGGACAGTTCGACTTAACCGAATAGAGCTGGACTCAGCCGTATCATTTGAG GAATGA
- a CDS encoding ENHANCED DISEASE RESISTANCE protein (DUF1336), giving the protein MTSPGSKKVVTTDDGSEKKVSGNLGKVSFSGDLNHSGSHSGSHSRSSSSAGGGEGGTFEYFGWVYHLGVNKIGHEYCNLRFLFIRGKYVEMYKRDPHENPDIKPIRRGVIGPTMVIEELGRRKVNHGDVYVIRFYNRLDESRKGEIACATAGEALKWVEAFEEAKQQAEYALSRGGSTRTKLSMEANIDLEGHRPRVRRYAYGLKKLIRIGQGPESLLRQSSTLVNDVRGDGFYEGGDNGDAIEAHEWKCVRTINGVRIFEDVANFKAGRGVLVKAVAVVEASADTVFEVLLNIDKHQRYEWDAVTGDSEKIDSYEGHYDVIYCIYDPKYLSRIFCRWQSKRDFVFSRQWVRGQDGTYTILQFPAVHKKRPAKSGYRRTEITPSTWEIKSLKKRSDAETPSCLVTHMLEIHSKRWCKWKRTSYSKFEKTIPYALLLQVAGLKEYIGANPAFKYETSATVVQSKFQDVPNGEYVDEEMEEQFYDATDSSSGEEDEEESDDDDENQDNKEIKVKLKNVSWAIASLSLKRPKAPGASNVLDASVDPVSIDPSQFQGSLRKGNGDKDSNCWNSPSGMGFMIRGKTYLKDNAKVMGGQPLLTLISVDWFKVDSAVDNIALHPKCLIQSEPGKKLPFILVINLQVPAKPNYCLVLYYAADRPVNKTSSLGKFVDGSDSYRDARFKLIPSIVQGYWMVKRAVGTKACLLGKAVTCKYLRQDNFLEIDVDIGSSAVARSVIGLVLGYVTSLIVDLAILIEGKEESDLPEYILGTVRLNRIELDSAVSFEE; this is encoded by the exons ATGACATCGCCTGGATCGAAGAAAGTTGTTACCACCGACGACGGATCGGAGAAGAAAGTTTCCGGCAATCTCGGAAAAGTAAGTTTTTCCGGAGATCTTAATCATAGTGGAAGCCATAGTGGAAGCCATAGTCGTAGCAGCAGCAGCGCCGGAGGTGGTGAAGGAGGAACGTTTGAGTATTTCGGATGGGTTTATCATTTGGGTGTGAATAAGATCGGTCATGAGTACTGTAATCTTCGTTTCCTTTTCATTAGAGGCAAATATGTTGAGATGTATAAAAGAGATCCTCATGAGAACCCAGACATT aaaccTATAAGGCGTGGTGTCATAGGGCCGACAATGGTGATTGAAGAGCTAGGACGTCGAAAAGTTAATCATGGG GATGTCTACGTTATAAGGTTCTATAACCGGTTGGACGAGTCAAGGAAAGGAGAA ATTGCTTGTGCTACTGCTGGAGAAGCCCTGAAATGGGTTGAGGCTTTTGAGGAAGCAAAGCAGCAG GCTGAATATGCACTATCGAGAGGCGGAAGTACAAGAACAAAGTTAAGCATGGAGGCCAA caTCGATCTGGAAGGACATCGGCCTAGAGTACGGCGTTATGCTTATGGATTAAAAAAGCTTATCCGAATTGGGCAAG GTCCAGAGTCTCTTTTGAGGCAATCATCTACCCTGGTTAATGATGTCAGGGGTGATGGTTTCTATGAGGGTGGTGACAATGGAGATGCAATCGAGGCACACGAATGGAAATGTGTTCGTACAATCAATG GTGTTAGGATTTTTGAAGATGTTGCTAACTTCAAG GCTGGTCGAGGAGTTCTTGTGAAAGCCGTTGCTGTAGTTGAAGCAAGTGCGGATACCGTGTTCGAAGTACTTTTGAACATTGACAAACATCAAAGATACGA GTGGGATGCAGTAACAGGTGATTCGGAAAAGATAGACTCATACGAGGGTCACTATGATGTCATTTATTGCATATACGATCCTAAATATCTTTCGCG TATATTTTGCAGATGGCAGTCAAAGAGAGATTTTGTGTTCTCTAGACAGTGGGTTCGTGGGCAAGATGGGACATATA CAATCTTACAGTTTCCAGCAGTGCATAAGAAACGGCCTGCAAAGTCTGGATATCGACGTACAGAAATCACGC CATCAACTTGGGAAATCAAAAGCTTAAAAAAGCGCAGCGATGCAGAAACTCCAAGTTGTCTTGTAACACACATGCTAGAAATCCACTCTAAACGTTGGTGCAAATGGAAGAGGACCAGCTACTCAAAGTTTGAAAAGACTATTCCATATGCATTACTCCTCCAAGTAGCAG GTCTGAAGGAGTACATTGGAGCAAACCCAGCCTTCAAGTATGAAACTTCCGCCACGGTTGTCCAGTCCAAGTTCCAAGATGTCCCCAATGGTGAATATGTAGATGAAGAAATGGAGGAGCAGTTTTATGATGCCACGGACTCATCATCTGGAGAAGAGGATGAGGAGGAAAGCGATGACGATGATGAAAATCAGGACAATAAG gagATAAAAGTTAAACTGAAGAATGTTTCATGGGCAATCGCTAGCTTATCTTTGAAGCGACCTAAAG CTCCAGGCGCAAGTAATGTATTAGACGCTAGTGTTGATCCTGTGAGTATCGATCCAAGTCAGTTCCAAGGATCTCTGCGCAAAGGAAATGGTGATAAGGACTCAAATTGCTGGAATTCTCCTAGTGGCATGGGGTTTATGATCAGGGGAAAGACCTACCTAAAAGATAATGCAAAG GTGATGGGTGGGCAGCCCCTTCTAACACTTATATCAGTGGATTGGTTCAAAGTTGATAGTGCTGTAGACAACATCGCCCTGCATCCAAAATGTCTTATCCAG TCGGAACCTGGGAAAAAGCTCCCATTCATCCTAGTCATCAATCTACAG gTACCAGCAAAGCCTAACTATTGTCTGGTACTCTACTATGCTGCGGATCGACCTGTAAACAAGACTTCATCCCTGGGAAAATTCGTGGATGGGAGTGACAGTTACCGCGACGCAAGATTTAAGCTAATTCCAAGTATTGTTCAG GGATATTGGATGGTCAAGCGGGCTGTTGGAACAAAAGCCTGCTTGCTCGGTAAAGCTGTGACCTGTAAGTACCTGAGGCAGGATAACTTTTTGGAG ATTGATGTAGATATTGGATCATCGGCTGTTGCGAGGAGCGTTATTGGTCTGGTCCTTGGTTATGTCACAAGCCTCATTGTTGATCTCGCCATCTTGATTGAG GGAAAGGAGGAAAGCGATTTGCCCGAGTATATCCTTGGGACAGTTCGACTTAACCGAATAGAGCTGGACTCAGCCGTATCATTTGAG GAATGA
- a CDS encoding ENHANCED DISEASE RESISTANCE protein (DUF1336) (FUNCTIONS IN: phosphoinositide binding; INVOLVED IN: signal transduction; LOCATED IN: plasma membrane; EXPRESSED IN: 24 plant structures; EXPRESSED DURING: 15 growth stages; CONTAINS InterPro DOMAIN/s: Protein of unknown function DUF1336 (InterPro:IPR009769), Lipid-binding START (InterPro:IPR002913), Pleckstrin homology (InterPro:IPR001849); BEST Arabidopsis thaliana protein match is: ENHANCED DISEASE RESISTANCE 2 (TAIR:AT4G19040.1); Has 30201 Blast hits to 17322 proteins in 780 species: Archae - 12; Bacteria - 1396; Metazoa - 17338; Fungi - 3422; Plants - 5037; Viruses - 0; Other Eukaryotes - 2996 (source: NCBI BLink).): MTSPGSKKVVTTDDGSEKKVSGNLGKVSFSGDLNHSGSHSGSHSRSSSSAGGGEGGTFEYFGWVYHLGVNKIGHEYCNLRFLFIRGKYVEMYKRDPHENPDIKPIRRGVIGPTMVIEELGRRKVNHGDVYVIRFYNRLDESRKGEIACATAGEALKWVEAFEEAKQQAEYALSRGGSTRTKLSMEANIDLEGHRPRVRRYAYGLKKLIRIGQGPESLLRQSSTLVNDVRGDGFYEGGDNGDAIEAHEWKCVRTINGVRIFEDVANFKAGRGVLVKAVAVVEASADTVFEVLLNIDKHQRYEWDAVTGDSEKIDSYEGHYDVIYCIYDPKYLSRWQSKRDFVFSRQWVRGQDGTYTILQFPAVHKKRPAKSGYRRTEITPSTWEIKSLKKRSDAETPSCLVTHMLEIHSKRWCKWKRTSYSKFEKTIPYALLLQVAGLKEYIGANPAFKYETSATVVQSKFQDVPNGEYVDEEMEEQFYDATDSSSGEEDEEESDDDDENQDNKEIKVKLKNVSWAIASLSLKRPKAPGASNVLDASVDPVSIDPSQFQGSLRKGNGDKDSNCWNSPSGMGFMIRGKTYLKDNAKVMGGQPLLTLISVDWFKVDSAVDNIALHPKCLIQSEPGKKLPFILVINLQVPAKPNYCLVLYYAADRPVNKTSSLGKFVDGSDSYRDARFKLIPSIVQGYWMVKRAVGTKACLLGKAVTCKYLRQDNFLEIDVDIGSSAVARSVIGLVLGYVTSLIVDLAILIEGKEESDLPEYILGTVRLNRIELDSAVSFEV; encoded by the exons ATGACATCGCCTGGATCGAAGAAAGTTGTTACCACCGACGACGGATCGGAGAAGAAAGTTTCCGGCAATCTCGGAAAAGTAAGTTTTTCCGGAGATCTTAATCATAGTGGAAGCCATAGTGGAAGCCATAGTCGTAGCAGCAGCAGCGCCGGAGGTGGTGAAGGAGGAACGTTTGAGTATTTCGGATGGGTTTATCATTTGGGTGTGAATAAGATCGGTCATGAGTACTGTAATCTTCGTTTCCTTTTCATTAGAGGCAAATATGTTGAGATGTATAAAAGAGATCCTCATGAGAACCCAGACATT aaaccTATAAGGCGTGGTGTCATAGGGCCGACAATGGTGATTGAAGAGCTAGGACGTCGAAAAGTTAATCATGGG GATGTCTACGTTATAAGGTTCTATAACCGGTTGGACGAGTCAAGGAAAGGAGAA ATTGCTTGTGCTACTGCTGGAGAAGCCCTGAAATGGGTTGAGGCTTTTGAGGAAGCAAAGCAGCAG GCTGAATATGCACTATCGAGAGGCGGAAGTACAAGAACAAAGTTAAGCATGGAGGCCAA caTCGATCTGGAAGGACATCGGCCTAGAGTACGGCGTTATGCTTATGGATTAAAAAAGCTTATCCGAATTGGGCAAG GTCCAGAGTCTCTTTTGAGGCAATCATCTACCCTGGTTAATGATGTCAGGGGTGATGGTTTCTATGAGGGTGGTGACAATGGAGATGCAATCGAGGCACACGAATGGAAATGTGTTCGTACAATCAATG GTGTTAGGATTTTTGAAGATGTTGCTAACTTCAAG GCTGGTCGAGGAGTTCTTGTGAAAGCCGTTGCTGTAGTTGAAGCAAGTGCGGATACCGTGTTCGAAGTACTTTTGAACATTGACAAACATCAAAGATACGA GTGGGATGCAGTAACAGGTGATTCGGAAAAGATAGACTCATACGAGGGTCACTATGATGTCATTTATTGCATATACGATCCTAAATATCTTTCGCG ATGGCAGTCAAAGAGAGATTTTGTGTTCTCTAGACAGTGGGTTCGTGGGCAAGATGGGACATATA CAATCTTACAGTTTCCAGCAGTGCATAAGAAACGGCCTGCAAAGTCTGGATATCGACGTACAGAAATCACGC CATCAACTTGGGAAATCAAAAGCTTAAAAAAGCGCAGCGATGCAGAAACTCCAAGTTGTCTTGTAACACACATGCTAGAAATCCACTCTAAACGTTGGTGCAAATGGAAGAGGACCAGCTACTCAAAGTTTGAAAAGACTATTCCATATGCATTACTCCTCCAAGTAGCAG GTCTGAAGGAGTACATTGGAGCAAACCCAGCCTTCAAGTATGAAACTTCCGCCACGGTTGTCCAGTCCAAGTTCCAAGATGTCCCCAATGGTGAATATGTAGATGAAGAAATGGAGGAGCAGTTTTATGATGCCACGGACTCATCATCTGGAGAAGAGGATGAGGAGGAAAGCGATGACGATGATGAAAATCAGGACAATAAG gagATAAAAGTTAAACTGAAGAATGTTTCATGGGCAATCGCTAGCTTATCTTTGAAGCGACCTAAAG CTCCAGGCGCAAGTAATGTATTAGACGCTAGTGTTGATCCTGTGAGTATCGATCCAAGTCAGTTCCAAGGATCTCTGCGCAAAGGAAATGGTGATAAGGACTCAAATTGCTGGAATTCTCCTAGTGGCATGGGGTTTATGATCAGGGGAAAGACCTACCTAAAAGATAATGCAAAG GTGATGGGTGGGCAGCCCCTTCTAACACTTATATCAGTGGATTGGTTCAAAGTTGATAGTGCTGTAGACAACATCGCCCTGCATCCAAAATGTCTTATCCAG TCGGAACCTGGGAAAAAGCTCCCATTCATCCTAGTCATCAATCTACAG gTACCAGCAAAGCCTAACTATTGTCTGGTACTCTACTATGCTGCGGATCGACCTGTAAACAAGACTTCATCCCTGGGAAAATTCGTGGATGGGAGTGACAGTTACCGCGACGCAAGATTTAAGCTAATTCCAAGTATTGTTCAG GGATATTGGATGGTCAAGCGGGCTGTTGGAACAAAAGCCTGCTTGCTCGGTAAAGCTGTGACCTGTAAGTACCTGAGGCAGGATAACTTTTTGGAG ATTGATGTAGATATTGGATCATCGGCTGTTGCGAGGAGCGTTATTGGTCTGGTCCTTGGTTATGTCACAAGCCTCATTGTTGATCTCGCCATCTTGATTGAG GGAAAGGAGGAAAGCGATTTGCCCGAGTATATCCTTGGGACAGTTCGACTTAACCGAATAGAGCTGGACTCAGCCGTATCATTTGAGGTTTGA
- a CDS encoding ENHANCED DISEASE RESISTANCE protein (DUF1336) (FUNCTIONS IN: phosphoinositide binding; INVOLVED IN: signal transduction; EXPRESSED IN: 23 plant structures; EXPRESSED DURING: 15 growth stages; CONTAINS InterPro DOMAIN/s: Protein of unknown function DUF1336 (InterPro:IPR009769), Lipid-binding START (InterPro:IPR002913); BEST Arabidopsis thaliana protein match is: ENHANCED DISEASE RESISTANCE 2 (TAIR:AT4G19040.1); Has 454 Blast hits to 426 proteins in 37 species: Archae - 0; Bacteria - 0; Metazoa - 1; Fungi - 2; Plants - 378; Viruses - 2; Other Eukaryotes - 71 (source: NCBI BLink).): MTSPGSKKVVTTDDGSEKKVSGNLGKVSFSGDLNHSGSHSGSHSRSSSSAGGGEGGTFEYFGWVYHLGVNKIGHEYCNLRFLFIRGKYVEMYKRDPHENPDIKPIRRGVIGPTMVIEELGRRKVNHGDVYVIRFYNRLDESRKGEIACATAGEALKWVEAFEEAKQQAEYALSRGGSTRTKLSMEANIDLEGHRPRVRRYAYGLKKLIRIGQGPESLLRQSSTLVNDVRGDGFYEGGDNGDAIEAHEWKCVRTINVIKRLFGKIVVLKRVRIFEDVANFKAGRGVLVKAVAVVEASADTVFEVLLNIDKHQRYEWDAVTGDSEKIDSYEGHYDVIYCIYDPKYLSRWQSKRDFVFSRQWVRGQDGTYTILQFPAVHKKRPAKSGYRRTEITPRGSRVYLLACDYLPIRLCNTSTWEIKSLKKRSDAETPSCLVTHMLEIHSKRWCKWKRTSYSKFEKTIPYALLLQVAGLKEYIGANPAFKYETSATVVQSKFQDVPNGEYVDEEMEEQFYDATDSSSGEEDEEESDDDDENQDNKEIKVKLKNVSWAIASLSLKRPKAPGASNVLDASVDPVSIDPSQFQGSLRKGNGDKDSNCWNSPSGMGFMIRGKTYLKDNAKVMGGQPLLTLISVDWFKVDSAVDNIALHPKCLIQSEPGKKLPFILVINLQVPAKPNYCLVLYYAADRPVNKTSSLGKFVDGSDSYRDARFKLIPSIVQGYWMVKRAVGTKACLLGKAVTCKYLRQDNFLEIDVDIGSSAVARSVIGLVLGYVTSLIVDLAILIEGKEESDLPEYILGTVRLNRIELDSAVSFEE; this comes from the exons ATGACATCGCCTGGATCGAAGAAAGTTGTTACCACCGACGACGGATCGGAGAAGAAAGTTTCCGGCAATCTCGGAAAAGTAAGTTTTTCCGGAGATCTTAATCATAGTGGAAGCCATAGTGGAAGCCATAGTCGTAGCAGCAGCAGCGCCGGAGGTGGTGAAGGAGGAACGTTTGAGTATTTCGGATGGGTTTATCATTTGGGTGTGAATAAGATCGGTCATGAGTACTGTAATCTTCGTTTCCTTTTCATTAGAGGCAAATATGTTGAGATGTATAAAAGAGATCCTCATGAGAACCCAGACATT aaaccTATAAGGCGTGGTGTCATAGGGCCGACAATGGTGATTGAAGAGCTAGGACGTCGAAAAGTTAATCATGGG GATGTCTACGTTATAAGGTTCTATAACCGGTTGGACGAGTCAAGGAAAGGAGAA ATTGCTTGTGCTACTGCTGGAGAAGCCCTGAAATGGGTTGAGGCTTTTGAGGAAGCAAAGCAGCAG GCTGAATATGCACTATCGAGAGGCGGAAGTACAAGAACAAAGTTAAGCATGGAGGCCAA caTCGATCTGGAAGGACATCGGCCTAGAGTACGGCGTTATGCTTATGGATTAAAAAAGCTTATCCGAATTGGGCAAG GTCCAGAGTCTCTTTTGAGGCAATCATCTACCCTGGTTAATGATGTCAGGGGTGATGGTTTCTATGAGGGTGGTGACAATGGAGATGCAATCGAGGCACACGAATGGAAATGTGTTCGTACAATCAATG TTATAAAGAG GTTGTTTGGAAAGATAGTAGTACTTAAAc GTGTTAGGATTTTTGAAGATGTTGCTAACTTCAAG GCTGGTCGAGGAGTTCTTGTGAAAGCCGTTGCTGTAGTTGAAGCAAGTGCGGATACCGTGTTCGAAGTACTTTTGAACATTGACAAACATCAAAGATACGA GTGGGATGCAGTAACAGGTGATTCGGAAAAGATAGACTCATACGAGGGTCACTATGATGTCATTTATTGCATATACGATCCTAAATATCTTTCGCG ATGGCAGTCAAAGAGAGATTTTGTGTTCTCTAGACAGTGGGTTCGTGGGCAAGATGGGACATATA CAATCTTACAGTTTCCAGCAGTGCATAAGAAACGGCCTGCAAAGTCTGGATATCGACGTACAGAAATCACGC CCAGAGGTTCTCGTGTATACTTACTTGCTTGTGATTACTTGCCCATCCGTCTCTGCAATA CATCAACTTGGGAAATCAAAAGCTTAAAAAAGCGCAGCGATGCAGAAACTCCAAGTTGTCTTGTAACACACATGCTAGAAATCCACTCTAAACGTTGGTGCAAATGGAAGAGGACCAGCTACTCAAAGTTTGAAAAGACTATTCCATATGCATTACTCCTCCAAGTAGCAG GTCTGAAGGAGTACATTGGAGCAAACCCAGCCTTCAAGTATGAAACTTCCGCCACGGTTGTCCAGTCCAAGTTCCAAGATGTCCCCAATGGTGAATATGTAGATGAAGAAATGGAGGAGCAGTTTTATGATGCCACGGACTCATCATCTGGAGAAGAGGATGAGGAGGAAAGCGATGACGATGATGAAAATCAGGACAATAAG gagATAAAAGTTAAACTGAAGAATGTTTCATGGGCAATCGCTAGCTTATCTTTGAAGCGACCTAAAG CTCCAGGCGCAAGTAATGTATTAGACGCTAGTGTTGATCCTGTGAGTATCGATCCAAGTCAGTTCCAAGGATCTCTGCGCAAAGGAAATGGTGATAAGGACTCAAATTGCTGGAATTCTCCTAGTGGCATGGGGTTTATGATCAGGGGAAAGACCTACCTAAAAGATAATGCAAAG GTGATGGGTGGGCAGCCCCTTCTAACACTTATATCAGTGGATTGGTTCAAAGTTGATAGTGCTGTAGACAACATCGCCCTGCATCCAAAATGTCTTATCCAG TCGGAACCTGGGAAAAAGCTCCCATTCATCCTAGTCATCAATCTACAG gTACCAGCAAAGCCTAACTATTGTCTGGTACTCTACTATGCTGCGGATCGACCTGTAAACAAGACTTCATCCCTGGGAAAATTCGTGGATGGGAGTGACAGTTACCGCGACGCAAGATTTAAGCTAATTCCAAGTATTGTTCAG GGATATTGGATGGTCAAGCGGGCTGTTGGAACAAAAGCCTGCTTGCTCGGTAAAGCTGTGACCTGTAAGTACCTGAGGCAGGATAACTTTTTGGAG ATTGATGTAGATATTGGATCATCGGCTGTTGCGAGGAGCGTTATTGGTCTGGTCCTTGGTTATGTCACAAGCCTCATTGTTGATCTCGCCATCTTGATTGAG GGAAAGGAGGAAAGCGATTTGCCCGAGTATATCCTTGGGACAGTTCGACTTAACCGAATAGAGCTGGACTCAGCCGTATCATTTGAG GAATGA